A part of Rhinoderma darwinii isolate aRhiDar2 chromosome 1, aRhiDar2.hap1, whole genome shotgun sequence genomic DNA contains:
- the SNRNP35 gene encoding U11/U12 small nuclear ribonucleoprotein 35 kDa protein isoform X2, producing MNEWTPLAKEYDPLKAGSIDGTDEEPHDRAVLRAILARYVPNKAVVGDPQLTLFVARLSQQTTEEKLKEVFSRYGDIQRIRLVRDFITGFSKGYAFIEYKQEHAIKKAYRDANKLVIDQHEVFVDYELERNLKRWIPRRLGGGFGGKKESGQLRFGGRDRPFRKPINLPVFSSNIRSEGYGDKRLRSRSRERLHDWRGKKTEYTRDRGRDSRWPQRSDRDTTERHSKEERNRDRERDDKDRRRREGKRERSRERDHRK from the coding sequence ATGAATGAATGGACACCTTTAGCAAAGGAATATGATCCTCTTAAAGCTGGAAGTATTGATGGTACAGATGAAGAACCTCATGATCGCGCTGTACTTAGGGCAATATTGGCCCGGTATGTTCCCAATAAAGCTGTGGTCGGGGACCCCCAGTTAACTTTGTTTGTGGCACGCTTAAGCCAACAAACCACTGAGGAAAAACTGAAAGAGGTATTTTCTCGTTATGGAGACATCCAGAGGATCCGACTGGTTAGGGATTTCATAACTGGATTTTCAAAGGGTTATGCATTTATAGAATATAAACAAGAACATGCTATAAAGAAAGCGTACAGAGATGCCAATAAACTGGTGATAGATCAACATGAAGTCTTTGTAGATTATGAACTAGAACGAAATCTGAAAAGATGGATCCCCCGCAGGCTAGGAGGTGGATTTGGTGGTAAAAAGGAGTCTGGCCAGCTGAGGTTTGGAGGCCGGGATAGACCATTTAGAAAGCCAATTAATTTGCCTGTTTTTTCAAGTAACATTCGCTCAGAAGGGTATGGGGACAAAAGACTAAGGTCCCGCTCCAGAGAAAGGCTTCATGACTGGAGAGGGAAGAAAACAGAGTACACGAGGGACAGAGGAAGAGATAGTAGGTGGCCACAGAGATCTGACCGAGATACTACAGAGAGACATTCCAAAGAGGAAAGGAATAGAGACCGTGAAAGAGATGacaaagacaggagaagaagagaagGCAAAAGGGAAAGAAGCCGAGAACGCGACCACAGAAAATGA
- the SNRNP35 gene encoding U11/U12 small nuclear ribonucleoprotein 35 kDa protein isoform X1: protein MIGKMNEWTPLAKEYDPLKAGSIDGTDEEPHDRAVLRAILARYVPNKAVVGDPQLTLFVARLSQQTTEEKLKEVFSRYGDIQRIRLVRDFITGFSKGYAFIEYKQEHAIKKAYRDANKLVIDQHEVFVDYELERNLKRWIPRRLGGGFGGKKESGQLRFGGRDRPFRKPINLPVFSSNIRSEGYGDKRLRSRSRERLHDWRGKKTEYTRDRGRDSRWPQRSDRDTTERHSKEERNRDRERDDKDRRRREGKRERSRERDHRK from the coding sequence AAAATGAATGAATGGACACCTTTAGCAAAGGAATATGATCCTCTTAAAGCTGGAAGTATTGATGGTACAGATGAAGAACCTCATGATCGCGCTGTACTTAGGGCAATATTGGCCCGGTATGTTCCCAATAAAGCTGTGGTCGGGGACCCCCAGTTAACTTTGTTTGTGGCACGCTTAAGCCAACAAACCACTGAGGAAAAACTGAAAGAGGTATTTTCTCGTTATGGAGACATCCAGAGGATCCGACTGGTTAGGGATTTCATAACTGGATTTTCAAAGGGTTATGCATTTATAGAATATAAACAAGAACATGCTATAAAGAAAGCGTACAGAGATGCCAATAAACTGGTGATAGATCAACATGAAGTCTTTGTAGATTATGAACTAGAACGAAATCTGAAAAGATGGATCCCCCGCAGGCTAGGAGGTGGATTTGGTGGTAAAAAGGAGTCTGGCCAGCTGAGGTTTGGAGGCCGGGATAGACCATTTAGAAAGCCAATTAATTTGCCTGTTTTTTCAAGTAACATTCGCTCAGAAGGGTATGGGGACAAAAGACTAAGGTCCCGCTCCAGAGAAAGGCTTCATGACTGGAGAGGGAAGAAAACAGAGTACACGAGGGACAGAGGAAGAGATAGTAGGTGGCCACAGAGATCTGACCGAGATACTACAGAGAGACATTCCAAAGAGGAAAGGAATAGAGACCGTGAAAGAGATGacaaagacaggagaagaagagaagGCAAAAGGGAAAGAAGCCGAGAACGCGACCACAGAAAATGA